Proteins encoded within one genomic window of Humulus lupulus chromosome 1, drHumLupu1.1, whole genome shotgun sequence:
- the LOC133797366 gene encoding bZIP transcription factor 46: MGSHMNFNGFGDDPLGGNNGGGGKPIGNNNMLARQSSVYSLTFDEFQNTIGGYGKDFGSMNMDELLKNIWTAEETQILASSVGMGGEGGGSSSGGGVTTNGNIQRQGSLTLPRTLSQRTVDEVWRDLFKDSDNGAKFGSSNGTSGEANMPHRQPTLGEMTLEEFLVRAGIVREDAQEIGRPSITNGSNNNANALAFEFQQPSRNNGFVDNQLATMTNPTTNRPLNLPMNNGGVRSSQQVQMQQQQQQQQLTPQQRQQPLYPKPATLAFAPPIHLVSNAQLTSPTTRENIVGVGEPAVSSALVQARGLQQGRGGISSMANVGAATGVTVGSRSPANHISSNVVAKANAVDSSPSVSPVPYMFSRGGKCGPGLEKVIERRHRRMIKNRESAARSRARKQAYTLELEAEIAKLKEVNEELLKKQEEFMEMQKVQILETMNGWGSKRQCLRRTLTGPW; the protein is encoded by the exons ATGGGGTCACACATGAACTTCAATGGCTTTGGGGATGACCCATTAGGTGGTAATAATGGTGGAGGTGGAAAGCCAATAGGGAATAATAATATGTTGGCTAGGCAGTCTTCTGTGTACTCATTGACCTTTGATGAGTTTCAAAATACCATAGGTGGATATGGAAAAGATTTTGGATCAATGAATATGGATGAACTTTTGAAAAATATCTGGACTGCTGAAGAGACTCAGATTTTGGCTTCTAGTGTTGGTATGGGAGGAGAAGgaggtggtagtagtagtggtggtggtgtgACTACGAATGGAAATATACAGAGACAAGGCTCATTAACGTTGCCGCGAACTCTGAGTCAGAGGACAGTCGATGAGGTGTGGAGAGACTTGTTTAAAGACAGTGATAATGGAGCAAAATTTGGCAGTAGTAATGGTACTTCAGGGGAAGCAAACATGCCTCACAGGCAACCAACTTTAGGAGAGATGACTTTGGAGGAGTTTctggtcagagcagggatagtGAGAGAAGATGCTCAAGAAATTGGAAGGCCTTCTATTACTAATGGAAGTAACAATAATGCTAATGCTTTAGCTTTTGAATTCCAACAGCCAAGTCGAAACAATGGATTCGTAGATAATCAACTGGCCACGATGACTAATCCTACTACTAACCGGCCTTTAAATTTGCCAATGAACAATGGTGGAGTCAGATCTTCTCAACAAGTACAAatgcagcagcaacaacaacaacaacagttGACGCCCCAACAACGGCAGCAGCCACTCTATCCCAAGCCTGCAACCTTGGCCTTTGCCCCACCAATTCATTTGGTAAGCAATGCTCAGCTCACCAGCCCAACAACTAGGGAAAACATAGTTGGGGTTGGTGAGCCAGCTGTGAGTTCTGCTTTAGTCCAAGCTAGGGGTTTACAACAAGGTAGAGGAGGGATTAGCAGCATGGCTAATGTTGGTGCTGCCACAGGTGTCACAGTCGGGTCTAGGTCTCCTGCAAATCACATCTCCTCAAATGTAGTTGCAAAGGCTAATGCAGTGGATTCATCACCATCCGTGTCACCAGTTCCTTATATGTTCAGTCGGGGAGGCAAGTGCGGCCCAGGTTTGGAGAAAGTTATTGAAAGAAGGCATAGGAGAATGATCAAAAACCGTGAGTCAGCTGCAAGATCTCGCGCTCGTAAGCAG GCATATACCTTGGAATTGGAAGCAGAGATTGCAAAACTTAAGGAAGTGAATGAAGAGCTACTGAAAAAACAG GAAGAGTTTATGGAAATGCAGAAAGTTCAG ATTTTGGAGACAATGAATGGATGGGGAAGTAAAAGGCAATGCTTGAGGAGGACATTGACAGGTCCTTGGTAA